The Lactobacillus sp. ESL0680 genome has a segment encoding these proteins:
- a CDS encoding TetR/AcrR family transcriptional regulator produces MVKATFINLPQVKKDLITQALLNEFSHYPLQEAQVARIVKEAQIARGAFYKYFTDLLDAYSYLYGQALREIHADIKVTSEFEPQIFYLNVVNFVEKTHASKYALLIKMHVLYNESMLAKPAQTAKQADLSPQNWSAMVLSHAAIRAVLTNPSQKDDILLRFKASLELLQKGSN; encoded by the coding sequence ATGGTCAAGGCAACTTTTATTAACTTGCCGCAGGTAAAAAAGGACCTCATTACGCAGGCGCTGCTTAACGAATTTAGTCATTATCCGCTTCAAGAAGCACAGGTGGCGCGAATTGTTAAGGAAGCTCAGATTGCTCGCGGGGCCTTTTATAAATATTTTACGGATTTGCTTGATGCTTACAGTTATTTGTATGGGCAGGCGCTTCGCGAAATTCATGCCGATATCAAGGTTACGTCAGAGTTTGAGCCGCAGATTTTTTATTTAAATGTGGTCAACTTTGTCGAAAAAACGCATGCCAGTAAGTATGCACTCTTAATTAAAATGCATGTTTTATATAACGAAAGCATGTTGGCAAAGCCGGCGCAAACTGCTAAGCAGGCAGATTTAAGTCCGCAGAATTGGAGCGCGATGGTCTTGAGCCACGCTGCTATTCGAGCTGTGCTCACAAATCCTAGTCAAAAAGACGACATTTTGCTTCGTTTTAAGGCGAGTTTAGAACTATTACAAAAGGGGTCAAATTAA
- a CDS encoding ABC transporter permease produces MFLAIKEIKREKLRYGLIVLMIFLISYLIFILSSLSIGLASENTQALESWDAQAVVLNKNANVSMNQSVLTKSDLKNATIGKDEALVGQTAVVVKNKKRPQISAQFIGLKKTQFIYRAQEIIAGRKAKTKQEVVADQTFKIKGYKLGDKLELNGSKKKYTIVGFAKNAKINIAPIVYGSLNSWKTLRQGMPDMQASAIISRNSNYKYHHADSKTYPIKTFINKLPGYTAQNMTFELMIGFLFVISLIIIAVFMYILTMQKMHNFAVMRAQGIPSGTLVRATVSQAVILVVVGVVIGLVAMLLTAKALPAVVPMSFTPAIMLSGAGGMLLTGIIGSLIPIRSILKVDPAKAIGE; encoded by the coding sequence ATGTTTTTAGCAATTAAAGAAATAAAACGAGAAAAATTGCGTTATGGCCTGATTGTTTTGATGATTTTCTTAATCAGTTACCTGATTTTCATTCTATCATCACTATCAATTGGCTTAGCAAGTGAAAATACGCAGGCATTGGAATCATGGGACGCGCAGGCAGTGGTCTTGAATAAGAATGCTAATGTCAGTATGAACCAGTCAGTATTAACTAAGTCTGACTTAAAAAATGCCACAATTGGTAAAGATGAGGCGCTGGTTGGTCAAACAGCGGTAGTTGTTAAAAATAAGAAACGGCCGCAGATTTCCGCCCAGTTTATTGGTCTTAAAAAGACCCAGTTTATCTATCGTGCCCAAGAAATAATTGCTGGTCGCAAGGCTAAAACCAAGCAAGAAGTGGTTGCTGACCAAACCTTTAAGATTAAGGGTTACAAGCTTGGCGACAAATTGGAGTTGAATGGCTCGAAGAAGAAGTATACGATAGTTGGCTTTGCTAAGAATGCCAAGATTAATATTGCGCCAATTGTTTATGGTTCGCTTAATTCGTGGAAGACGCTGCGGCAGGGAATGCCGGATATGCAGGCTTCGGCAATCATTTCACGTAATTCTAATTACAAGTATCATCATGCTGACAGCAAGACTTATCCAATTAAAACCTTTATTAATAAGCTTCCAGGTTATACTGCTCAAAATATGACCTTTGAACTTATGATTGGCTTCCTCTTTGTAATTTCACTGATTATCATTGCGGTCTTCATGTATATCTTAACGATGCAAAAGATGCACAACTTTGCGGTAATGCGTGCGCAAGGAATTCCTAGCGGTACGCTGGTTAGAGCAACAGTTAGTCAAGCAGTTATCTTAGTGGTTGTTGGGGTAGTCATTGGCCTAGTCGCAATGTTATTGACTGCTAAAGCATTACCAGCCGTTGTACCAATGAGCTTCACGCCGGCAATTATGCTGAGTGGTGCTGGCGGAATGCTTTTGACGGGAATTATCGGCAGCTTAATTCCAATTAGATCAATTTTGAAGGTAGATCCAGCAAAGGCAATAGGTGAATAA
- a CDS encoding ABC transporter ATP-binding protein: MAVIELKNVQKIYGKGAAEVKALKNINFTANKGEVVLIMGPSGAGKSTFLTIAGSLQKPTSGEVLINGQNIANLTTKQSNHLRLNQIGFVLQAYNLVPFLTVKEQFELVDRVKKQGNIDQTTLTKLLEQLGITALVNKYPGELSGGQQQRAAIARALYANPEILLADEPTASLDSKNVDEVGQLFKNLAKNYDKAVLLVTHDPRLEQYADHIYEMMDGEMTQTK; the protein is encoded by the coding sequence ATGGCAGTCATTGAATTAAAAAACGTCCAAAAAATTTATGGCAAGGGTGCTGCAGAAGTTAAGGCACTTAAGAATATTAATTTTACGGCTAATAAGGGTGAAGTTGTCCTAATTATGGGTCCATCTGGGGCTGGTAAAAGTACTTTTTTAACCATTGCGGGTTCACTGCAAAAGCCAACATCTGGTGAAGTCTTAATTAACGGGCAAAATATTGCCAATCTGACGACTAAGCAAAGTAACCATTTACGGCTTAACCAGATCGGCTTTGTCCTGCAGGCTTATAATTTGGTCCCATTTTTAACGGTTAAGGAACAATTTGAATTAGTTGACCGAGTTAAAAAACAGGGCAATATCGATCAGACTACTTTGACAAAATTGTTAGAGCAGTTAGGTATTACAGCCTTAGTTAATAAGTACCCTGGTGAATTATCTGGCGGTCAGCAGCAACGAGCTGCAATTGCCCGCGCCTTATATGCTAATCCAGAAATTTTGCTGGCGGATGAACCAACGGCATCTTTGGATAGTAAGAATGTTGATGAGGTTGGTCAATTATTTAAAAACTTGGCTAAAAATTATGACAAGGCAGTCTTACTAGTAACGCATGATCCTCGTTTAGAGCAATATGCCGACCATATTTACGAGATGATGGATGGCGAAATGACACAAACAAAATAA
- a CDS encoding TetR/AcrR family transcriptional regulator yields the protein MARKKEIGRDKILNIAYKMIIRDGVESLTARNIAKEGHFSTQPIYLEFSSMDELKEEVLDRIAENLQDNVLQKEYTGKPLIDMDLSYIDYAQKHQNLFRATFVEGKLGSKRISNMLIDLGVKKFNEQYQDTDYDEEKIVNIVVANWITTIGIASLLVNEIATFSQTQVINVLTAQINDAILNDWLSKSKKIPLFDVKDYKKQRKSINA from the coding sequence ATGGCGAGAAAAAAAGAAATAGGAAGAGACAAGATCTTAAATATTGCCTATAAAATGATAATTAGAGATGGCGTTGAAAGTTTGACAGCACGTAATATTGCAAAAGAAGGCCATTTTTCAACGCAGCCGATATATCTTGAGTTTAGTAGTATGGACGAACTTAAGGAAGAAGTCTTAGACAGAATTGCGGAAAACCTGCAGGATAATGTTTTGCAGAAAGAATATACAGGGAAACCCTTGATTGACATGGATCTGTCCTATATTGATTATGCTCAAAAACATCAAAATCTGTTTCGCGCGACGTTTGTAGAAGGTAAATTAGGCAGCAAGCGAATTTCTAACATGCTAATTGATTTGGGCGTTAAAAAATTTAATGAACAATATCAAGATACTGATTATGATGAAGAAAAAATCGTGAATATTGTTGTTGCTAATTGGATTACGACAATTGGCATTGCTTCACTATTGGTTAATGAAATTGCTACTTTTTCGCAAACCCAAGTTATTAATGTTTTAACAGCCCAAATTAATGATGCAATTTTAAATGATTGGCTAAGTAAGAGTAAGAAAATTCCGCTGTTTGATGTGAAAGATTATAAGAAGCAAAGAAAAAGTATCAATGCTTGA
- a CDS encoding NAD(P)H-dependent oxidoreductase produces MKILALSGSNANNSFNEALLKFISKHFADRYDFKLATVKGLPMFKEGQEEPESVTALGKEIEAADLVLIGSPEQQHSVTSALSSALEWLSSTSHPFNKKPVVIVSTSPMPQGASRSQGRLKSLLTAPGFDAVVFNGDEFMMGNGPKQFDDNGDLVDEGTVKFLGQFFDEVDEWYAQVTK; encoded by the coding sequence ATGAAAATCCTAGCATTATCTGGCTCAAATGCCAATAATTCGTTTAATGAAGCATTGCTTAAGTTTATTTCTAAGCATTTTGCTGATAGATATGATTTTAAACTGGCAACTGTAAAGGGCTTGCCAATGTTTAAAGAAGGTCAAGAAGAACCTGAATCAGTTACTGCTCTTGGTAAAGAAATTGAGGCAGCTGACTTGGTATTAATCGGTTCTCCTGAACAACAACACTCAGTTACTAGTGCTTTGAGTAGTGCACTTGAATGGTTATCAAGCACTTCTCATCCATTTAACAAGAAGCCAGTTGTTATTGTGTCAACTTCACCAATGCCACAAGGTGCTTCACGTTCACAAGGTCGTTTGAAGAGTTTATTGACTGCTCCTGGTTTTGACGCAGTTGTCTTCAATGGTGATGAATTTATGATGGGTAACGGACCAAAACAATTTGATGATAATGGTGACCTTGTTGATGAAGGCACTGTTAAATTCTTAGGTCAATTCTTTGACGAAGTTGACGAATGGTACGCACAAGTTACTAAGTAG
- a CDS encoding NADPH-dependent FMN reductase — translation MKLLAIVGTNADFSYNRFLANFIAKRYSDKAEIEVKEIDKLTPFCRTQMADETIKAWIEDIKSADGIIITTPEYDHTIPAPLKSALEWLGSHAGPNVMKMKPVAIAGASYGMQGTGRAQEDMREILLSPDMSANVLPGNEVLIGGAADKFDKETGELTDEATIKSLDGMMDNFFNFVEQATK, via the coding sequence ATGAAATTATTAGCAATTGTTGGTACAAATGCAGACTTTTCATATAACCGCTTTTTGGCAAACTTCATTGCTAAGCGTTACAGTGATAAGGCTGAAATTGAAGTAAAAGAAATTGATAAATTAACACCATTCTGCAGAACGCAAATGGCTGATGAGACAATCAAGGCTTGGATTGAAGACATCAAGTCAGCTGATGGTATTATCATTACCACTCCAGAATACGACCACACTATTCCAGCTCCATTGAAGAGTGCTTTGGAATGGCTTGGTTCACATGCTGGTCCTAATGTAATGAAGATGAAGCCAGTTGCTATTGCTGGTGCTTCATACGGCATGCAAGGTACTGGTCGTGCTCAAGAAGATATGCGTGAAATCTTACTTTCACCAGATATGAGTGCTAATGTTTTGCCAGGTAACGAAGTTTTAATCGGCGGTGCCGCAGATAAATTTGATAAAGAAACTGGCGAATTAACTGATGAAGCTACCATTAAATCATTAGATGGTATGATGGATAACTTTTTCAATTTTGTTGAGCAAGCAACCAAATAA
- a CDS encoding tyrosine-protein phosphatase, which produces MSDPVVLPVASVRNPRDLGGYRGFENRKIKKHRLLRTGNISKVTAQDQQFLLDYGLQKIIDLRSPAECKLNPDKEVAGVKYYQLPLGIEDNTSGGGSQIEENKAKYRQDQYAGLKMMCRRYRKHILTKASQDSFHQILELIANQDQGAILYHCSEGKDRTGLVTLLILHILGVNSETIRQDYLYSNYMLNDYRAVRDRRFKQNGENEKFRANMRVLGSVSDAFLDTSLITINEEYGNLDNYLEQAVGITPQVQDDIRNKYLEK; this is translated from the coding sequence ATGTCTGATCCTGTAGTTTTACCAGTCGCATCTGTCCGTAATCCCCGTGATTTAGGCGGTTACCGTGGTTTTGAAAATCGGAAGATAAAGAAGCATCGTTTGCTGAGAACGGGCAATATTAGTAAAGTTACGGCACAGGACCAACAGTTTTTGCTGGATTATGGCCTGCAAAAGATTATTGATTTACGCTCGCCGGCAGAATGTAAACTCAATCCTGATAAAGAAGTTGCAGGAGTTAAATATTATCAGCTGCCGCTGGGGATAGAAGACAATACTTCTGGCGGCGGCAGTCAAATAGAAGAAAACAAGGCAAAATATCGTCAGGATCAGTACGCCGGGTTGAAGATGATGTGTAGGCGTTATCGCAAACACATTTTAACTAAGGCTAGTCAAGATAGTTTTCACCAGATTTTGGAATTGATTGCTAATCAAGATCAAGGGGCAATTCTGTATCATTGCTCGGAAGGTAAGGACAGGACAGGCCTAGTAACGCTGTTAATTTTGCATATTTTAGGAGTTAATTCTGAAACGATTCGCCAAGATTATTTATATTCAAATTATATGTTAAATGATTATCGTGCTGTCCGTGATCGGCGCTTCAAGCAGAATGGTGAAAATGAGAAGTTTCGGGCTAACATGCGAGTTTTGGGTTCAGTCAGTGATGCATTTTTGGACACCAGCCTGATTACAATTAACGAAGAATATGGCAATTTAGACAATTATCTTGAGCAGGCGGTGGGGATTACACCGCAAGTTCAAGATGATATTAGAAACAAGTATTTGGAAAAGTAG
- a CDS encoding FAD:protein FMN transferase, which produces MIDDLALEQAVGRHRALGTAITLQIFGTHDQDVINKSFDLIDHYEDLLTVNRDHSEVMSVNQAAGKSPVQVSSATYGLIKLAVKESQANFGFNALIGPLVKLWAIGFKGAHVPTDAEIKEKMKLIDPFSVVLDDANQSVFLTKEGMELDLGGIAKGWIADRIRDFWHAYGVNAGIINLGGNILLVGDSPKRASGQWSVGVQDPKEKRGNNITSVMVPKCSAVTSGTYERYLVVDGHKYHHLIDPRTGYPVETDLAGVTTFTKDSVEAEIECKRLFFAGHPIAGWHDDPDRVGAIFVYNDEHVEYDNFDNHK; this is translated from the coding sequence ATGATTGATGATTTAGCATTAGAACAAGCAGTTGGTCGGCATCGTGCCTTGGGAACGGCAATTACGCTGCAGATTTTTGGCACGCACGACCAAGACGTCATTAATAAATCCTTTGATTTAATCGATCATTATGAAGACTTATTAACGGTTAATCGCGATCACTCTGAAGTAATGAGTGTTAATCAAGCTGCGGGGAAATCTCCGGTTCAGGTGTCAAGCGCAACTTACGGTTTAATTAAATTGGCAGTTAAAGAAAGTCAGGCTAATTTTGGCTTTAATGCATTAATTGGGCCGCTGGTTAAGTTGTGGGCAATTGGCTTTAAGGGTGCCCATGTGCCGACTGATGCGGAAATTAAAGAAAAAATGAAATTAATTGATCCGTTTAGTGTGGTTCTTGATGATGCCAACCAATCTGTCTTTTTAACTAAGGAAGGCATGGAACTTGATCTTGGCGGGATTGCCAAGGGCTGGATTGCGGATCGGATTCGTGATTTTTGGCATGCTTATGGTGTTAATGCTGGTATTATCAATCTTGGCGGCAATATTCTACTGGTTGGCGACTCACCTAAACGTGCTAGCGGTCAATGGTCAGTCGGTGTTCAAGATCCTAAGGAAAAGCGCGGCAACAATATTACATCAGTCATGGTGCCTAAATGTTCAGCGGTTACTAGTGGTACGTATGAACGCTATTTAGTTGTCGATGGGCACAAGTACCACCACCTAATTGACCCGCGGACTGGCTACCCAGTAGAAACTGATCTGGCTGGAGTAACCACCTTTACCAAAGATTCGGTTGAAGCCGAAATTGAGTGCAAGCGGCTGTTTTTTGCTGGCCATCCAATTGCTGGCTGGCATGATGATCCAGACCGTGTGGGTGCAATTTTTGTTTATAATGACGAACACGTTGAGTATGATAATTTTGATAATCATAAATAA
- a CDS encoding CvpA family protein has product MIVTLIVLAYLALKTYKGYQTGFTKLVINLIFAAIVFIVAILFQNPLGNWLYGQITGQNIQTTLTPGTNLILFRFIAFFILLFVGKMVIKIFKGWVPSKNPHATNFGSILDGVLGAIVSFVASYFFVYIILSMLNTLQNPWFIQQTLDSSFLRFIIYSTPGLSNGVFNSIFSISRTTA; this is encoded by the coding sequence ATGATTGTTACTTTAATTGTTTTAGCCTATTTAGCTCTCAAAACCTACAAGGGCTACCAAACAGGCTTTACCAAATTAGTTATTAATTTAATTTTTGCCGCGATTGTTTTTATCGTTGCAATTTTATTTCAAAACCCACTGGGCAACTGGCTCTATGGCCAAATTACCGGGCAAAATATTCAAACCACTCTAACCCCAGGCACCAATTTGATTTTATTTCGGTTCATTGCCTTCTTTATTCTATTATTTGTCGGCAAAATGGTAATTAAAATTTTCAAGGGCTGGGTGCCAAGCAAAAATCCACACGCGACTAACTTCGGCAGTATTTTAGATGGTGTATTAGGTGCCATCGTTTCCTTTGTTGCTAGTTACTTTTTTGTTTATATTATTTTATCAATGCTTAATACATTGCAGAACCCATGGTTCATCCAGCAGACACTTGATTCATCATTCTTACGGTTTATTATCTACAGCACTCCGGGATTATCAAACGGTGTGTTCAATAGTATTTTCAGTATTAGTAGAACAACAGCATAA
- the rsmG gene encoding 16S rRNA (guanine(527)-N(7))-methyltransferase RsmG: MNPEQFVQELSKHNFKLSEKQIKQFKLYFTNLVAANEHVNLTRITAQEDVYLKHFFDSITPLFVFSSVFKPNATLCDVGAGAGFPSIPLKILMPELQVTIVDSLGKRLTFLQDLVTKLNLEGVTLVHGRAEDVGQNKLYREQFDLVTARAVANMAVLSEYCLPLVKTNGYFVALKGPKAESELKDSQKAVKVLGGKVIESQELTLPESDEERTLILVQKVQATPKKYPRQAGTPHRKPIH; the protein is encoded by the coding sequence ATGAATCCTGAACAATTTGTCCAAGAATTATCAAAACATAATTTTAAGTTAAGTGAAAAGCAAATCAAACAATTTAAACTTTATTTTACCAACTTAGTTGCTGCGAATGAGCACGTTAACCTGACGCGGATTACTGCGCAAGAAGATGTTTATTTAAAACATTTTTTTGATAGTATCACGCCGCTGTTTGTCTTTAGCTCAGTGTTTAAACCGAATGCAACTTTGTGTGATGTTGGTGCTGGTGCCGGTTTTCCGTCAATTCCGCTGAAGATTTTAATGCCGGAATTGCAGGTAACAATCGTTGATTCGCTAGGTAAAAGACTAACTTTTTTGCAAGATTTGGTTACCAAGTTGAACTTAGAGGGCGTAACCTTAGTCCATGGCCGAGCTGAAGATGTCGGGCAAAATAAGTTGTACCGTGAGCAGTTTGACCTGGTAACAGCTCGAGCAGTTGCGAACATGGCAGTTTTAAGCGAATATTGCTTGCCGCTGGTTAAAACAAACGGCTACTTTGTTGCTTTGAAGGGTCCAAAGGCCGAAAGCGAACTAAAAGATAGCCAAAAGGCAGTCAAAGTATTGGGTGGTAAGGTAATTGAAAGTCAAGAACTGACCTTGCCCGAAAGCGACGAAGAGCGGACACTGATTCTTGTTCAAAAGGTGCAGGCAACACCTAAGAAATATCCGCGGCAGGCGGGAACGCCGCATCGAAAACCAATCCATTAA
- the noc gene encoding nucleoid occlusion protein, producing the protein MSIFSSLRHHDEIPKDKQIKDIELTKIKANAYQPRREFSDESIRELASTLDKDGLLQPIIVREQGDNYEIIAGERRYRAAKHLTWETIPAIVNNMDDSQAASFALIENLQREDLNPIDEAQAYDNLMKLNNLTQTTLAKNIGKSQSYVANKLRLLKLTPKVQSYLANGQISPRHGRCLVGLSEKDQGRVLDEILANNLNVSDTEKIVKDVDGYFINKKKQAKDQERAEQTKRAASRIPKDMQVQINTIKQAVKLAKESGIKVKVKENNDPNDYMITIELKRN; encoded by the coding sequence ATGTCAATCTTTTCTTCTTTACGACATCATGATGAAATTCCTAAAGATAAGCAAATCAAAGATATTGAATTAACTAAAATTAAAGCCAATGCCTACCAACCGCGGCGTGAATTTTCGGATGAATCAATTCGTGAATTAGCATCAACTCTTGATAAGGATGGACTTTTACAGCCGATTATTGTTCGTGAGCAGGGTGATAATTATGAGATTATCGCCGGAGAACGGCGGTATCGTGCTGCTAAGCACTTGACTTGGGAGACGATCCCGGCAATTGTGAACAACATGGATGATAGTCAGGCTGCTTCTTTTGCTTTGATTGAAAATTTGCAGCGCGAGGATTTGAACCCAATCGATGAGGCTCAGGCTTACGATAACTTGATGAAGTTAAACAACTTGACCCAGACAACTTTGGCTAAAAATATTGGTAAGTCACAGTCATACGTGGCTAACAAATTGCGCTTATTAAAATTAACGCCTAAGGTGCAGAGCTATTTGGCTAATGGGCAAATCTCCCCGCGTCATGGGCGCTGTCTTGTGGGGCTTAGTGAAAAGGATCAGGGACGCGTTTTAGATGAAATCTTAGCCAATAATTTAAACGTTAGTGATACCGAAAAGATTGTTAAAGACGTTGACGGCTACTTTATTAATAAGAAAAAGCAGGCGAAGGACCAAGAACGTGCCGAACAAACCAAACGAGCTGCCAGCCGCATTCCTAAGGACATGCAGGTGCAGATTAATACGATTAAGCAGGCTGTTAAATTGGCTAAGGAATCAGGTATTAAGGTCAAAGTTAAGGAAAATAATGACCCTAACGATTATATGATTACGATTGAGTTGAAGAGAAATTAG
- a CDS encoding AAA family ATPase has translation MVKVISVANQKGGVGKTTTTINLSAALAERGYHVLIIDIDPQGNLTSGLGIEKSEINDDIYSVLINDVPLKDTIFHTSNRNLDMVPATINLSGAETELISMMARETRLKSAIDVVSSDYDFIFIDCPPSLGQLSINAFTASDSILIPVQSEYYAMEGLSQLLNTIRLVQKHFNKDLGVEGVLLTMLDARTNLGAEVVKEVQSYFAKKVYKTIIPRITKLAEAPSYGQSIAEYAPNSRGAKVYDDLAKEVLKNNGKRLKK, from the coding sequence ATGGTAAAAGTGATTTCGGTTGCTAACCAAAAGGGTGGCGTTGGTAAAACAACGACGACAATTAACTTGTCGGCTGCTCTGGCTGAGCGTGGCTATCATGTTTTGATTATCGATATTGACCCGCAGGGAAACTTAACTTCCGGACTAGGAATTGAAAAGTCAGAAATTAATGATGATATTTACAGCGTATTGATTAATGATGTGCCGTTAAAGGACACCATCTTCCATACTTCAAATAGAAATTTGGATATGGTGCCGGCAACAATTAATTTGTCCGGTGCCGAAACTGAATTAATCAGTATGATGGCCAGAGAAACACGCTTGAAGTCAGCAATTGATGTTGTCAGCAGCGATTATGATTTTATCTTTATTGACTGTCCGCCGTCCTTGGGTCAGTTATCAATTAACGCCTTCACGGCATCGGATTCGATTTTGATTCCGGTTCAAAGTGAGTATTATGCAATGGAAGGACTAAGCCAATTATTGAATACAATTCGCTTAGTCCAAAAGCACTTTAATAAGGATCTGGGTGTTGAAGGAGTTCTACTTACAATGCTGGATGCGCGGACCAATTTAGGAGCCGAGGTAGTCAAGGAAGTGCAGTCATACTTTGCTAAAAAGGTATATAAGACAATTATTCCGCGAATTACCAAGTTAGCCGAGGCGCCAAGTTATGGTCAATCAATTGCAGAATATGCGCCTAATTCACGTGGGGCAAAGGTTTATGATGATTTGGCAAAAGAGGTGCTGAAGAATAATGGCAAGAGACTCAAGAAATAA
- a CDS encoding ParB/RepB/Spo0J family partition protein, which translates to MARDSRNNEPKKKGGLGRGIEALFEDEPQVEETEEEILDLDLSEIRPNPYQPRKNFDDKALKELSDSIKENGVFQPIIVRKSVNGYEIIAGERRFRASKLAKKTTVPAIVRDFDEGQMMEVAVLENLQREDLSPLEEAQAYEMLQKNLGLTQEEVSKRMGKSRPYIANYLRLLTLPTKTKHLLQHGQLSMGQARTLLGLKNKDKIDEVAKQVVKEGMPVRKVEALVAQLNAKKPAKKTTHKSAFIRASEHQLADKLGSSVNISESKKGKGHLSIGFSSVDELNRILDILGVDLDE; encoded by the coding sequence ATGGCAAGAGACTCAAGAAATAACGAACCAAAGAAAAAGGGCGGCCTTGGCCGCGGGATTGAAGCCTTATTTGAGGATGAACCACAGGTTGAAGAAACTGAAGAAGAAATTCTCGACCTTGACCTAAGTGAAATTCGCCCGAATCCATACCAACCGCGCAAGAACTTTGATGATAAGGCCTTAAAGGAACTGTCTGATTCAATTAAAGAAAATGGTGTCTTTCAACCGATTATTGTGCGCAAGTCAGTTAATGGCTATGAGATTATTGCGGGTGAGCGTCGTTTTCGGGCATCAAAATTAGCCAAGAAAACGACTGTGCCAGCAATTGTCCGTGACTTTGACGAAGGACAAATGATGGAAGTTGCCGTTCTGGAAAATCTGCAGCGTGAGGACTTGTCCCCACTTGAGGAAGCTCAAGCGTACGAAATGCTGCAGAAGAACTTGGGCTTAACCCAAGAAGAAGTTTCTAAACGGATGGGTAAGTCCCGGCCGTACATTGCTAATTACTTGCGGTTATTGACTTTGCCAACTAAGACGAAGCACTTACTGCAACACGGGCAATTATCAATGGGTCAGGCAAGAACACTGCTTGGGCTAAAGAACAAAGATAAGATTGATGAAGTTGCCAAGCAGGTTGTTAAGGAAGGCATGCCAGTGCGCAAAGTTGAAGCATTGGTAGCACAATTGAATGCGAAAAAGCCGGCCAAGAAGACAACCCATAAATCCGCCTTTATTCGGGCCAGCGAACACCAATTGGCTGATAAATTAGGCTCAAGTGTCAATATTTCAGAGAGCAAGAAGGGCAAGGGTCACTTGTCAATTGGTTTTAGCTCGGTTGACGAACTGAACCGGATTCTTGATATTTTGGGAGTTGATCTTGATGAATAA
- a CDS encoding DUF951 domain-containing protein, whose protein sequence is MNKEITYNLADTVQMKKPHACKVNDWEVLRLGADIRLKCMGCGHVVLMPRGKFTHNLKKVLTKANDPVNSKKEFYVPKDEIIRPGFKQE, encoded by the coding sequence ATGAATAAGGAGATCACTTATAATTTAGCTGATACTGTCCAGATGAAAAAGCCCCATGCCTGCAAGGTGAATGATTGGGAAGTTTTGCGGCTCGGTGCAGATATCAGGCTCAAGTGCATGGGCTGCGGACATGTGGTGTTGATGCCTCGCGGCAAGTTTACGCATAATTTGAAAAAAGTTTTAACTAAAGCAAATGATCCGGTCAATAGTAAAAAAGAATTTTATGTTCCTAAAGATGAAATTATCAGACCAGGTTTTAAACAAGAATAA